The Nocardia sp. NBC_01329 sequence GCGAGTTCGAGCAGTAGCGCATTGGCGACGAGTCCGCCGCTGTTGACAGCAAGGAAGCCCACGAAATCGCGGAGGACCCGGCCGCGAACCCGGAACACGAGCCGACGGTGCAGGACGAAGGCGATCCCGACCCCCGTGGTGTACGCGGCCGCCACCGCCACCGATGGCGGTACCGACACCCCGAGGACCCACATCCAGCCGACGGTCAGACCGATCCCCATCGCCGTATTGACAGCGCCCACGACGGCGAAAGCGAGCTCCTGCCGGCGGACCAGCCGCAGCAGCGGGCCGGGATCGGCGGGTTCTTCCGAAGTGGTCGCGCAGGGGGCGGCCGGTTGTCCGGCGGAATCGGTCACGAGCGCGCGACCACCAGACCGGGTTCACCGGCGACCGGTTCGGCGGGTAGAGGTACCGGCGGCGCTGCTCGGCGCCGGCAGCCGCGCCGGTGCTCGACTTCCAGGATCGCGAGGCCGAACAAGCCGGCTGCCGCGAGTGCGGCGCCGATCTTCCAGCCGGGCGGCCGCCAGGTGAGTTCGAGTTCGGCCGCGCGAGTGCCGGGCGGGATGTCCACCGCGACAAAGCTGTTCGCGACCACGTCGATCGGGATCTGCCGGCCGTCGAGGTGAGCCCGGTACCCCGGCCAGCCCAGCCTGGCGAAAACGATCCGGCCGCCGCCGGGTGAATCGACCCGGACCCGGCTGGTGGTATCGGATTCGGCAGGCGCGGCGACAGTGACCCCGGCGGTGTGGGCAACACGGCCGGTACGGCCGGATACCGGGCCGGACTCACGTTCGAGGACCGCTATGTACCGCTCGTGACCCGGGTAGTCGACCCATTTCCAGCCCGGCGGCGCAGGCTGCTCGCGGGCCGCGGGAAACAGCGCGTTCTGCAGTACCACGCGGTCGATCCGCATCAGATCCACCAGCGGGCGTCCGGTCTCGGGTTCGGACGTGAAGGCTCGCCGGTAGGCATCGGGGCAGACGCTGGCATCCCAGCGCATGCACAGCAGATGACCGAAGTAGAAATGGCCGTTGGGGGTGTAGCCACCCACATAGTCGGCTTCCAGGTTCTTGGCGTAGTTACCGAAGGCCAGTGAACCGTAGGCGCCGGCGAGTGTGCGTTCGGCGGGGGCGATCAGTGCCCGGTCGCCCAGTTGTAGCGTGGTCCCGGGAAAATCGGGGAAGACGGCTTTCATCTCCGACCGTTTCGTCGGCAGATTCCAGCTCATCGGTGTAGGTTGCGCCGCGTGTACCTGCAGGTAGGCGATCGGAGCGGCCGCGGCGAGCGTCAGCAGACAGGCTGCGGCACGACCGCGTGTCCTGCCCAGCCACACGACCACCGCGCCCAGCGCTCCGACCCCTACGGCCGCCGCGAGATGAGCGAGCACCGGCTCCGGGGCGGCCGCGGCGGAGCGCGCGAGCAGCAGCAGCACCAAGAGACCGGCCGCGAGACCGCGGCGCCGGCTCCCGGCGACCGTGCCGAATCGGCCGAGCAGTACACACACCAGCACCAACAACGCCAGCGCGACCATCGGCAGGACCCGGGCCGGCCAGCGTAGCGGACCCATGGTGCCGGGTCCGGCAGTCCAGAGCAGGGTCAGCACCGCGAACAGGGCGGGGCCGCTCATCTCCCGTGCCGCACCCGCGGCGCGCTTCCAGTCGATGAATGCCAGCGCCGGGACCAGAAACCAGGCGATATAGACCATCGGCAACGGCTGTACATATCCCCACCAGGACGTGAAGGCCGGCAGAGTGCTGGGCAGACTCGCGTTCAGCGATTCCGACCAGGGCACGGCCAGGAACTGGTCGTTGCGGATCTCCGACACGCCACGCCAGGTGACATCCGCGGTGAGCAGACTCGGCAGATAGGTGGCCAGCCCGGCGAGCGCGGCGCACCCGGCGACGACAGCGAGCCGGACCACCGGGGCCCACTGCCGCCGAAACACGAATTCGCCCACGAGAACGGTGGCGAACAGGACTCCCGCTTCGACGGCGGGAAAAACGTATTGCACCGAGATCGTCAGATAGAGGAAGACGAAAACCGGGACAGGCCCGCCCCGCCCGCGGGCGTAGCGCACACCCGACGCCCAGGCATGCACGAGCCAGGCCGTCCCGGTGAACGCGGTCATCCAGCTCGCCGCGTCGAAGAACAGCAGAAATCCGCTACACGGAAACGCCACACCGGCCACCGCCGACCAGGCCGGGCGACCGCCGTACGCCAGGCAGACCCGGTAGACGCCGAGTCCGAGAACGATCGCGACCAGCAGTTTCACGACGGTCGCGTAGAGCGCGAGGTCGTCCACCGATACCGCGAGCAGATCGATCAGCAGCTGCGGCGGATTGAGCAGACCGGCTTCTTCGATCGCATAGTTGCCGGCCAGCCAGTGCTCCGGCACCAGGACCGGGAACCGCCCCTCCCGCAGGGCACGGCCCGTCATCACCCACAGCGGCGCATACTGGGCTTCGGTGTCATCGGTGTAGAAGTGCCGGGAGTTCGCCAGCAGGACAGCAAGATAGGCGGCGAGCACCCCCGCCGCGCACACCAGACCCCACCGCAACACTTCCCGCCGATTCTCGGTTCGACCATCCGCCACGGGTCCCAGACCCTACCTCCCGCATCGGGTTCCGCGGCCGCAACGACGCGCATCCGGATCTGCCCGCGCGGCACCCGGTATGCCTGCTAGAGTTCACATTTCTCGGGCTCACCAGCGTCATCGAGACCCGGCACGCGTTATCCACCGTCGAAAGTCGATCTCGCCAATGCCGTTTTCTCCCAGGTTCGCCTCCACTCCGGTCACCGACCGGGCCCCGGTCGGCCCGCTCTACCCGGCGCACGCTCCGTCCGTCCCGTGGCCGGAGTCGACAGGCCCGGTCATCGAGCTGGAATCCGATTCGCCCGAAGTGTGCGGTATTTCGGTGGTTGTCCCGGTGTACCGCGGCGAACAGACCGTTGCCGCTCTGGTGCGCGAATTGCACACACTCACCGCGGCGACGACACCCGGCGGGATCGGGTTCCGCGTCGAGGAGATCGTGCTGGTCCACGACCACGGCCCCGATCGGTCCGATATCGTGCTGCAACGGCTGGCCCGCGAATACGGGCGGGTCCGGGTGATCTGGCTGAGCCGCAACTACGGACAGGACGCCGCCACGATCGCCGGCATGGCCGCAGCCCGCGGTCGCTGGATCGTCACCATGGACGAGGACGGCCAGCACGATCCGGGTTGTATCGCGGCGTTCCTCGACGCCGCCTATCGCGAACGCGCCGATCTGGTCTACTCCCGACCCACCAACACCCGCCCGCACGGCCCCCTGCGCAACCTCACCTCGCGCGGCGCGAAAACGGTGCTGGCCACCCTGTTCGCCTTCCCTGCCTCGACCCGGTTCGAGAGTTTCCGGCTCATCCGCGGCGATATCGGACGCCACCTGGCCGAGGTCGCCGGTAACGGCGCCTATCTCGATGTCGCGCTGACGTGGGTCGTAGGCCGGACCGCCACGGTTCCGGTGCTGCTTCGGGCCGAGGGGCGGGAGGAATCCGGTTACAACTACCGGCGGCTCTTCTCCCTGTTCTGGAAGATGGTGCTGTGCACCGGGACCCGCGGGCTGCGGGTGGTGAGCCTGCTCGGAGTGACACTCGCGCTTGCCGGGGCGGTCCTGGCCGGCGCGATCGTCTACACGGCACTGACCGGCGACGACGGAGAGCCCGAAGGGTGGGCTTCGATCATCGTGGTACTGCTGCTGTGTTCGGGCGCGGTGCTGTTCTCGCTGGGTCTCATCGCGGAATACCTGGGGGTGGTGTTGCACATCCTGGTCGGCAAACCGCTGTACCTGACGGTGGAGTCACCGACCCCCCGGCCACCGGAAGAAGCCCGGGAACCGGCTGTGCGCAGACCCGCCGAGGCGGCGGCCGGGTGAGCGGCCGGATCATCTTCAGCCGGCCCTACCGGTCGGCGGCCGAACTGGCGAATGTGACCGCCGTTCTCGATTCCGACCACTGCCACGGTGACGGTCCGTTCACCGCCGCCGCGACAGCGAAACTCCGGGTGATCACCGGTGCGCGCCACGCACTGCTGACCACCTCGTGCACCCATGCGCTGGAGCTGGCCGCGCTGCTGCTGGAACTGGGACCGGGCGACGAGGTGATCGTGCCGAGCTTCGCGTTCACCTCCGCCGCTACCGCGTTCGCGGTTCACGGCGCGACATGTGTATTCGTCGATATCGACAGCGCCACCGGCAATATCGACCCACAGGCCGCCGCGGCGGCGGTCACCGACCACACCAAGGCCATCGTGGTCATGCACTACGGCGGAGTCGCCGCCGATATGGCCGCCCTGCGGCAACTCACCGACCGGCACGGTCTGGCGCTCATCGAGGACAACGCCCACGGTCTGGGCGGGACGTGGCGGGGACGCGCACTCGGAACCCTGGGCACGCTGGGCACGCAGAGTTTCCACGACACCAAGAACGTGCACTGCGGAGAGGGCGGGGCCCTGCTGCTCTCCGACGACATCCTGATGGGCCGCGCGGAGATCATGCGCGAGAAGGGCACCGACCGCGCCCGGTTCCTGCGCGGCCAGGTAGACAAATACTCCTGGCAGGACATCGGGTCCAGTTATCTGCCCAGCGAGCTCAATGCCGCCGTACTCGACGCCCAGCTCGCCGAATTCCACACCATTCAGTGCGCCCGGCACCGGGTATGGCACACCTACGCGGCCGGGCTCGGCGCGTGGGCGGCCGACCACGGGGTGGCGCCGATGACGGTTCCACCGGACCGCCGGCACACCGCGCACCTGTTCTATCTGCGGATGCCCACCGAAGAGGCACGCGACGGTTTGATCCGGCATCTCGCCGACCGCGGGATCGTGGCACCGTTCCACTACGTACCACTCGATTCCAGCGCCGCCGGGCTGAAATACGGCCGGACACCGAATCCGTGCACCCGCAGCGCCCGGTTCGCGGCGACCATCGTCCGGTTACCACTGTGGCCCATGCTCACCCGCGATCAGCTCGACCGCGTGGTCGACGCCGTGAGCGCCTACCGGTGCTGAACCGGGCCCGGACGACCGGTCACAA is a genomic window containing:
- a CDS encoding GtrA family protein, coding for MTDSAGQPAAPCATTSEEPADPGPLLRLVRRQELAFAVVGAVNTAMGIGLTVGWMWVLGVSVPPSVAVAAAYTTGVGIAFVLHRRLVFRVRGRVLRDFVGFLAVNSGGLVANALLLELAVTVLGFPRAPAAVVVMGAVAVGSYFGHRYISFRRPVG
- a CDS encoding glycosyltransferase, with protein sequence MCGISVVVPVYRGEQTVAALVRELHTLTAATTPGGIGFRVEEIVLVHDHGPDRSDIVLQRLAREYGRVRVIWLSRNYGQDAATIAGMAAARGRWIVTMDEDGQHDPGCIAAFLDAAYRERADLVYSRPTNTRPHGPLRNLTSRGAKTVLATLFAFPASTRFESFRLIRGDIGRHLAEVAGNGAYLDVALTWVVGRTATVPVLLRAEGREESGYNYRRLFSLFWKMVLCTGTRGLRVVSLLGVTLALAGAVLAGAIVYTALTGDDGEPEGWASIIVVLLLCSGAVLFSLGLIAEYLGVVLHILVGKPLYLTVESPTPRPPEEAREPAVRRPAEAAAG
- the rffA gene encoding dTDP-4-amino-4,6-dideoxygalactose transaminase, with the protein product MSGRIIFSRPYRSAAELANVTAVLDSDHCHGDGPFTAAATAKLRVITGARHALLTTSCTHALELAALLLELGPGDEVIVPSFAFTSAATAFAVHGATCVFVDIDSATGNIDPQAAAAAVTDHTKAIVVMHYGGVAADMAALRQLTDRHGLALIEDNAHGLGGTWRGRALGTLGTLGTQSFHDTKNVHCGEGGALLLSDDILMGRAEIMREKGTDRARFLRGQVDKYSWQDIGSSYLPSELNAAVLDAQLAEFHTIQCARHRVWHTYAAGLGAWAADHGVAPMTVPPDRRHTAHLFYLRMPTEEARDGLIRHLADRGIVAPFHYVPLDSSAAGLKYGRTPNPCTRSARFAATIVRLPLWPMLTRDQLDRVVDAVSAYRC